ATATCATAATTGACGGGGAAGAACGTACAGCAATTAAATTAATTATAGAGCCTAGATAATAGCATAAAGGACCTGCTTATTCACTTCAATGAATAGACAGGTCTTTTTTTGTTTTATATTATATAATTTTATTAGGGGTGATTAGATGTTTGCTGATGGACATTGCGACTACTTGTATAAGTTAGATAATAAAGAGGTAGCCGTTGCTACTATACCAAACTTAATAAGCTCAAAAATTATACTGCAGAACTTTGCTATATTTGTAGAGCCACAGAAAAACCTATCAATAGCTACTAACAAAGTATTGAGACAAGTAATGTTATTTCAACGAAATGTTGTTAATGCTAATAATGTTATACAACTTAAATATAGCAACCAACTAAAGAATATTAAACACTATCTTAATAATAAAATGCTAGCAATTTTGGCATTAGAAGGCTGCGATACAATTCTGCCCGATAATAATTTATTTGATATATTATGGGATAATGGGACTCGGATATTTGGGCTGACTTGGAACAAAGATAATCATTTTGCCACTAGCTGTACAACAATTACGAACGAGGGGTTATCTTTAGCGGGTAAAGAATTTATTAATCATTTAATTAAAAAAAACGGAATAATAGATGCTTCACATTTGTCTGAAAGATCATTTTGGGATATTGTTAATTTAGAGAATAAGCCAGCGTTAATAGCTAGTCATTCAAATTGTGCAAAAATATGTAATCACATAAGAAATATCTCGAATGAACAAATTAAAGCTATTATAAAAATGCAGGGTGTTATAGGAATTAATTTTGTACCTATGTTTTTAAATAATTCAGCAAGGGATGCAAGTATTATGGATGTGATTAAACATATAGACCTTATATTAGAGCTCGGTGGAGAAGATAACATAGCAATTGGTTCCGATTACGACGGTGCAAGGTTAATAAAGGAACTAGAAAACCCAGAAAAATTATATTTATTAAAGGATAGGCTTGCTAAAATATATAGCAAGGAGCTTGTTGATAAAATAACCCACTTAAATTGGATACAATTTATGATAAAGAACTTGCCAGAAGATAATTCACCAGAAAATAATTAACAAAGGAAGAATTTATATGACAGTAGATTTACATATTCATACGACGAAATCAGATGGACTAAGAACACCAGAACAAACCGTGCTTGAAGCAGTGTCAAAAAAAATGAAAGCAATTGCAATAACAGATCATGATATAACTTTAGGGGTTGAAGAAGCGATTAAAATAGCAGAAAACTACGAGCTAAAAGTTATTCCAGGTGTTGAAATTAATAGCTGCTGGCAGGGTGAAGAGATTCATATACTAGGTTATTACATTGACACTTCGAATGATAGGTTACAATCGAAGCTGTCAATCATTAGAAAGTCGAGAGAGGAAAGAGCAAGTAGGATAATATGTCGGCTGCAGGAATTGAATTACGAGATTTCACTAGAAGAGGTTATAAATTTAAAAGGTATAGGAACAATTGGCAGGCCACATATTGCTAGGCTTTTAGTTAGAAAGGGATACTTTAGAAATACCAACGAAGCTTTTGACAAATTACTATCACCTGGTAAAGCTGCATACGTCGATAGGTTACGACTGGAACCACAGGAAGCTATTGAATTAATTCATAATGCTAAAGGACTAGCAGTTGTAGCTCACCCTGGATTATATGATAATGCGATAGATTGGGGTTACTTTGCAGAACTTGGGCTAGATGGAATTGAGGTCTATCACAGTAAACATGACTATAGAAAAACTGAAAAGTACAAAGATATTGCGACCAAATTTTCTTTGCTAGAAACAGGTGGATCAGATTGTCATGGTATTGGTACAAGCTCTATTTTGAATTTGTTAAAATTACCATACGAGATTGTAGATAGACTAGAAGCTGCTAAGATGGATAGTTTGAAATAATAACAAACGATTTTAAGGAAAAACACATAGGATATTAAAAACCCACTTATTGAAATTGGAGTCTTGATAAAGCCGTAGAGATTACTAGAAGAGAGGTGGAGTATTTGTCAGTTAATAAAAAAGTATTTATCAATCATAACTGGTGTAAACAGTGTGGAATATGTGTTCATCTATGTCCAAAGGCAGTATTAGAGTTAAGGGATGGTAAGTTGCTAGCCTCCAAAGAAGAAAAATGTATCCAATGTATGATGTGTCAAAACCATTGTCCGGATTTTGCCATTGAAATAAAGGAGGAAAAAGCTAAATGAAGGATATAGAGCTTATACAGGGTAATGAAGCATGCGTTGAAGCTGCTTTGAAGGCTGGTATAGACTTCTATGCTGGTTATCCGATATCACCATCGACAGAAATTACCGAGCTATTTGCCCAAAAGCTAATACCATTAGGAAAAAAGTTTATTCAAATGGAGGACGAAATCGCTAGTATGGCAGCTATAATCGGTGCTTCTCTTACTGGGAAAAAAGTAATGACTGCAACTAGTGGACCTGGTTTTACATTAATGCAAGAGAATATAGGCTTTGCAGCAGCCACGGAAACACCTTGTGTAGTAATTAATGTACAAAGGGCTGGTCCGAGTACTGGCTTACCAACTACTCCTGCCCAGGGAGATATGATGCAAGCACGCTGGGGGTCACATGGTGACTATTCGATAATTGCATTAGTTCCATATTCGGTAAGAGAGTGCTTTGATTTAACAGTCAGGGCCTTTAATCTAGCAGAAAAGTATCGAACTCCTGTAATTGTGTTAATGGACGAAATTATAGGCCATATGCGAGAGAATGTAAAACTGCCAGACACTGTTAACGTTGTTAATAGGGCAAAACCTGTTGAAACTCCTGACGACCATATCCAATATAAGAACACAGAGGATTTAGTCCCTCCAATGGCAACTCTTGGCACAGGGTATAAGTTTCATGTCACGGGCTTAACTCACGATGAACAAGGCTTTCCGACCAGCAATCCAACTACAATTGAAAAATTTATTACAAGAATTAATGAAAAAATACATGCAAATTATGATGACATAGTAGATGTTCAAGAGCATGACACTGAAGATAGTGAATATTTGTTTTTTTGCTATGGATCTGCTGCAAGATCATGCTACAAAGCATATAAGTTAGCTAGAGAGCAGGGAATCAAAGTAGGCATCATGAGACCTCGTACTATTTGGCCGTTTCCCAAAAAGCATTTACAAGGGTTAAAACATTCTTCAATAAAAAAAATTATAGTGCCAGAACTAAACAGAGGTCAAATTGTGCGTGAAGTCGAAGCGTCTGTTACTGGTATAGAAGTGATACCAGTTAATAAATACAATGGTGAACTATTTACCCCACAAGAACTCTTAGATGTGCTTAAGGGGGTGCGATAGATGAACTCAAAAATTTTAAAGCACTTACGCCAGGATAAGTTACCACACATATGGTGCCCAGGCTGTGCCCATGGGATAGTATTAAGATCATTACTTGAAGCAATAGACAACACAGGTCTTAACACTTCAAAGACCGTTATCGTAGCTGGTATTGGCTGTGCTTCTAGGGCCTCAGGGTATTTAGACTTTGATACAGTTCATACCGTTCATGGAAGGGCAATCCCCTACGCTACTGGTATCAAATTAGCAAACCCCGAGCTAAAAGTTATTGTTATTACTGGGGACGGAGATGCCACAGCCATCGGCGGAAATCATCTTATACATGGAATTAGAAGAAACATTGATATAACAACTGTTATATTTAATAATAACGTCTACGGAATGACAAGCGGTCAATATTCACCAACTACTCCATCAGGAGCATGGGCTGCAACATCACCATATGGACATCTAGATCGACCTTTTGATATTTGTGAATTAGCCATAGGTGCAGGGGCAACGTATGTTGCGAGAGGAACGGCGTATCATCAAACACAGTTGACTAAATTAATTGAGAAAGGTATAAAACACAATGGTTTTGCTGTCATAGACGCTCTAAGCACATGTCCGACCTACTTTGGAAGAAAAAATAAAAGAGGCACTGCAGCAGATATGATTACATGGTTTAAAGAAAATACAATTACTGTCAAGGCAAACTCAGTAAATGATATTAACCAAAATAAAGATGATAATAGCAAAATGAAAATAGGTGAATTTAGAAATATAAATGATGTTCCTGAGTTTACTAATGAATATCAAAAGCTTATTACACAAGTTATGAAGGGGGAATAAAATTGAGGTGGGAAATCAGACTGTCTGGCACTGGGGGGCAGGGTTTAGTTTTAGCTGGAGTAATCTTAGCCTCCGCCAGTAGTCTAGCTGGTAAAAATGTAGTTCAAACACAAACCTATGGACCTGAGTCTCGAGGCGGTTCTAGTAAGTCAGAAGTAATAATAGATGAAGAAGAAATTGATTATCCAAAAGTCCTCCTCCCTAACGTTTTATTAGTACTTTCTCAGTCTGCTTTGGATAAGTATGCAAAATGTATTGATAATCAAGGAGTCATAATTACTGATAGCAGCTTAAATACTTCTGATTTCAGGAATGAATTGACAACACTATACAAAGTCCCAATCATTAAAACAGCAAAAGAAGTTATAGGAAAAAGTATAGTTACGAACATGGTAGCTTTAGGAGCTTTAATCCGCGCAACGAATATTGCAAGTAAAGAATTGTTATATAAAGCAATGAAAAGCTATGTACCAGTTGGAACAGAGAATTTAAATAAAAAAGCAATTGATATTGGATACGAACTTATTGATAAAAACTAAATACAAATATTAAAAACTGAAAAAATCTTAGCAAAACATTAATTAGCTTGTTCTATTATTAGGTATACCTCATATACTTTAGCGAATGGGATTTTGCGCTAAGGAGGGTATATTTGTGGAAAAGATTGATATTTTTAAAGATATTGCAGAACGCACAGGTGGAGACGTATATTTAGGAGTAGTTGGCCCAGTCAGAACAGGCAAATCAACTTTTATTAAAAAGTTTATGGAGCTTCTTGTGTTACCGAAGATAGAAAACCAAGCAAGTCGTCAGAGGGCACAAGACGAACTGCCTCAAAGTTCAGCAGGTAAAACTATTATGACAACTGAGCCAAAGTTTATTCCAAACAATGCAATAACAATTGAAGTGGAAGAAAACTTGAACATTAATGTTAGGGTCGTTGATTGTGTTGGTTACGCCGTAGAAGGTGCAAAAGGGTATGAGGATGATGAGGGCAACCCAAGAATGACAAATACACCATGGTATGAAGATCCAATTCCTTTTCATGAAGCGGCAGAAGTTGGAACACGCAAGGTAATTGCTGAGCATGCAACATTAGGAGTTGTAGTTACTACAGATGGTACAATAACTGATATCCCTAGGGATAATTATATTGAGGCCGAACAAAGAGTTGTTAATGAATTAAAAGAAGTTGGCAAACCATTCGTTATGATTGTGAATTCTGTTAAACCATTGAGCGATGAAACACAAGCATTAGTAAGTGAACTAAAAGAAAAATACGACATACCTGTATTGGCTATGAGTTGTGCTATGATGGATAAGCAGGATGTTTACAGAACTTTAAAAGAAGTACTTTTTGAATTCCCTGTAACAGAAGTTAATGTTAATTTACCTAGCTGGGTTATGGTTTTGGATCAGGACCATTGGCTCCGAAAAAATTTTGAAGATTGCATTAGCCATTCATTAAATGATATTAAGAGAATACGTGATGTCGATCGGGTTGTAACTGCTTTAGCAGAAGAAGAGTTCGTTGAAAAGGCGAGCTTAGCAAACCTTATGATGGGTCAGGGCTCCGTAGACATTGATTTATACGCCCCTGATGAATTATACGACCAAGTGTTAACAGAAATTGTAGGAGTAGAAATTCAAGGTAAAGACGACCTTCTGAAGCTAATGAAAGAGCTAACATATGCGAAGAAGGAATATGACCAAATCGCTGGAGCGTTAGCAATGGTTAAATCAACTGGTTATGGTGTTGCTTCTCCAAGTATTGAAGATATGGAACTTCAAGAGCCTGAGTTAATAAGACACGGTTCAAGATTTGGTGTTCGTTTGAAGGCGACTGCACCAAGTATTCATATGATAAAGATAAATGTAGAATCAGAATTTGCACCAATTATAGGATCGGAGAAACAAAGTGAAGAACTAGTTAGATACCTAATGCAAGACTTCGAAGAGAATCCTTTGAAGATATGGCAGTCTGACATTTTTGGACGCTCGTTGGCTGATGTGGTCAAAGAGGGTATTCAGGCTAAACTATCACTAATGCCAGAAAATGCAAGATACAAATTTAAGGATACATTAGAGAGAATTATTAACGAGGGAAGTGGCGGATTAATCGCTATTATACTCTAAAATAGCAAGTACTAAAGGAGCACAAGATACCGTGCTTCTTTTTTCTATTATGGTAATAAAGTAGTGATTTACTGCTGGTTTTGTCATATTTTGTTGAATTTTATGAAGTCTATGGTATAATCATTTTTGATTCAAAGCTTTTATAAGCAGCAATATTATGCTTAAGCTTTTGTGGAAGGGGGGAAATAGTATGAACAAAACAGAACTAATTGCTAAAGTGGCAGAAGCAACAGAATTAACTAAAAAAGATGCAGGTAAGGCAGTAGATGCAACATTAGAAGCTATCTCTCAAGCACTAGCTAGTAATGATAAAGTACAATTAATAGGTTTTGGAAACTTTGAAGTTAGGGAACGCGCAGCTAGAAAAGGTCGCAATCCACAAACTGGCAAAGAAATTGAGATTCCTGCAAGCAAGATGCCAGCATTTAAAGCAGGGAAACAACTGAAAGATGCAGTTAACTAATTTTTGTAGAATTTACATATTCAAGTACTACAATTGAATTAATGAAAAGCAGAGGTATAGAGCCTCTGCTTTTCTAATTTTCTTTTTTTTACTAGAATATGTATACTGTATAATAAGTATAAAAAAGCAGATTAAAATAAAGGAGTATAATATGGAAAAGTTTGATTTAAACAAAATTGAAAAAGCTGTAACTATGATTCTTGAAGCAGTTGGAGAAGATGTTAATCGAGAAGGGCTGATTGATACACCTAAAAGGGTGGCAAAAATGTATAAGGAGATTTTTGCAGGATTACATGAAGACCCATCAGAGCACTTAAATACAATCTTTTCTGAAAATCACGAGGAATTAGTAATTGTTAAAGACATACCGTTTTACTCTTTATGTGAACATCATTTAGTTCCCTTCTTTGGGGTGGCTCATGTTGCATACATTCCAACTGGTGGAAAGGTAACGGGCTTAAGTAAATTAGCAAGGGTTGTCGAAGTGGTAACAAAGCGACCACAATTGCAGGAACGTATAACAACTACAGTTGCTAATACAATAGTTGATAAAATTAAACCTTTGGGAGTAGCTGTAGTTATTGAAGCAGAACATATGTGTATGACGATGAGAGGGGTTAAAAAACCTGGATCGAAAACGATTACATCTGCAGTAAGAGGAATTTTTGAAACAGATATAGCACTCCGTTCTGAAGCCTTTAGTTTAATCAAGGGCTAGAAAATTACAATAACATTATATAAATATTACATTTACTTTAAATAGCTTTAAATACGAGCCTTTGCTTTTATTAACCATTTACTAGATTGCCGAAATAATGTATGTTGTTATAAAGGTGGTGTCTTTATAAAATGAGCAAGAGAAACCCTTTATTATTAATCATGGCTATAATTGTTATTATGGTGTTATTACATACATTTAGTGTAGCAGAAGCTTTGGAATTGCAACATGAATTTCATTCGTCAGAAGGAATAGTCTATAAAAGCTATTCCAAAGAATGGGCTACCGAGGTGAAACTTAAGGCGTTACATACTGAGTTATTGAGAAACCAGCATGGAGAAGAAATACGTGCCTTAAGTGCAGTAATCATTTACCCAGATTTTCCAGATCATAACCGTAACAAGTTAGGATCATATCAATTAGCATATCGTCTAGACAATGGTAAATACGAAGTTTTATCAGATAATATTATATCTCTATATGGTGGCAATACTTTTACTAATGTAGAGGATGTTGCTAGAACATTATCAAGGCAATATGGTAAACATTTTACGCAGTATCATATATTAAAGAATGAAAATATTCTACTGTCGAATCAAGGATATAACTCAAAATATGCTCAGTTGAGACAATTAAATAACATTGATCAGAGGTCTAATTCAAAATGGAATATTGAAGAACTAGCAGCTGACGACTATGTACAGTTATTTGGTTCTCCATTGGCTAGAAAGCATTATTTATTTAGCAATATGATTGATGAATTTGAGAAAAGTCCTACAACTTGGCAACAGCCTATGACAGCTAGACATATGTTTAATTTAATGCCACAACAAAACTTAAACATTCCTTTAGCGCTAGAGGTAAGTGGATTAAGGGAATATTTTATTCAGTTGGGCAACTTGACTGGTAATAGAGTAAGACCATTAATAAATAAACCGACGCTTTATGTTCAAGAAATAAAGCGGGTAACAAATCAAAATAATTCATTACAGTTAACTTTTGCTTGGGATACCGTTGCTAATCCTAGCCAAAGGTTAAATTATACATTAGTTACATATGGTGACTTCGATGCATTTCCATTTCCAATTGTTACATATCAGAATAATAGCTCAAGCGAGAACCAACTAACCGCGCGATATGGGACAGTTGTAGCCAGAGATCAGAACATGATTTATTTTAACAAACATCTAGGTTTTTATGGGAAAAAGACATTTAGATTATTTGTTAGCGATATGAGTGGTAATATGATATCCTCGAATGAACTTACATTAGATTTGAGTCAAAACCCAATCAATATAATTAATAATAATTTACAGATTACTGATGTATCTAATGATCATTGGGCGTATGATAATATTACTATAGCTAATGGATATAGATTTATAAGGGGTTACCCTGATTTAACGTTTAGACCAAATCAATACGTAACTAGGGCAGAATTATTAGCTATATTAAATCGTGTAAACCAATTCAGTAAGTTAACAAATAGTCAAACCCAGACACAGATAGTCGGCGGAAGTCATTGGGGCGTACCTGTGTTGAACGAAGCGATTAGCTCTAATATTGTGCGAACAGAACACTATGGAGCACAGTATGAACTGTTTGTGTATGATGAATATATTACGAGAGAAGAGGTTGCAATGTTATCGGCGCAGTTATTAAGGGCCAAAGGATTCCAGCAGCTACCGAATGCGCGTAATTTTACTGACATACAAAATTCAAGCTATCGAGATGAAATTCGTTTGATTTCTAGCTATCAAATTGTACAAGGCTTCCCAGATAATAGCTTTCGCCCAAAAGAGTTTATAACTAGGGCACAGGCTACAGTGATAGCAAATCAGCTTTTTCAACAAATACGCAATAACTAATTTATAGTATGTTACTGGAGGTTCTTATAGATGAAATTTGTTAGGTTTCAACTTAAGAATAAAGTGATGAATGGCATTATTGAGGACGATTTAATTAGAGAGATAGATGGTACATTTTATGATGATTACTCATTGACGAATGATTATTATAAAATATCAGAAGTTAAATTATT
The sequence above is a segment of the Desulfuribacillus alkaliarsenatis genome. Coding sequences within it:
- a CDS encoding dipeptidase, producing the protein MFADGHCDYLYKLDNKEVAVATIPNLISSKIILQNFAIFVEPQKNLSIATNKVLRQVMLFQRNVVNANNVIQLKYSNQLKNIKHYLNNKMLAILALEGCDTILPDNNLFDILWDNGTRIFGLTWNKDNHFATSCTTITNEGLSLAGKEFINHLIKKNGIIDASHLSERSFWDIVNLENKPALIASHSNCAKICNHIRNISNEQIKAIIKMQGVIGINFVPMFLNNSARDASIMDVIKHIDLILELGGEDNIAIGSDYDGARLIKELENPEKLYLLKDRLAKIYSKELVDKITHLNWIQFMIKNLPEDNSPENN
- a CDS encoding PHP domain-containing protein, with amino-acid sequence MTVDLHIHTTKSDGLRTPEQTVLEAVSKKMKAIAITDHDITLGVEEAIKIAENYELKVIPGVEINSCWQGEEIHILGYYIDTSNDRLQSKLSIIRKSREERASRIICRLQELNYEISLEEVINLKGIGTIGRPHIARLLVRKGYFRNTNEAFDKLLSPGKAAYVDRLRLEPQEAIELIHNAKGLAVVAHPGLYDNAIDWGYFAELGLDGIEVYHSKHDYRKTEKYKDIATKFSLLETGGSDCHGIGTSSILNLLKLPYEIVDRLEAAKMDSLK
- a CDS encoding 4Fe-4S dicluster domain-containing protein — its product is MEYLSVNKKVFINHNWCKQCGICVHLCPKAVLELRDGKLLASKEEKCIQCMMCQNHCPDFAIEIKEEKAK
- a CDS encoding 2-oxoacid:acceptor oxidoreductase subunit alpha, with the protein product MKDIELIQGNEACVEAALKAGIDFYAGYPISPSTEITELFAQKLIPLGKKFIQMEDEIASMAAIIGASLTGKKVMTATSGPGFTLMQENIGFAAATETPCVVINVQRAGPSTGLPTTPAQGDMMQARWGSHGDYSIIALVPYSVRECFDLTVRAFNLAEKYRTPVIVLMDEIIGHMRENVKLPDTVNVVNRAKPVETPDDHIQYKNTEDLVPPMATLGTGYKFHVTGLTHDEQGFPTSNPTTIEKFITRINEKIHANYDDIVDVQEHDTEDSEYLFFCYGSAARSCYKAYKLAREQGIKVGIMRPRTIWPFPKKHLQGLKHSSIKKIIVPELNRGQIVREVEASVTGIEVIPVNKYNGELFTPQELLDVLKGVR
- a CDS encoding 2-oxoacid:ferredoxin oxidoreductase subunit beta, whose amino-acid sequence is MNSKILKHLRQDKLPHIWCPGCAHGIVLRSLLEAIDNTGLNTSKTVIVAGIGCASRASGYLDFDTVHTVHGRAIPYATGIKLANPELKVIVITGDGDATAIGGNHLIHGIRRNIDITTVIFNNNVYGMTSGQYSPTTPSGAWAATSPYGHLDRPFDICELAIGAGATYVARGTAYHQTQLTKLIEKGIKHNGFAVIDALSTCPTYFGRKNKRGTAADMITWFKENTITVKANSVNDINQNKDDNSKMKIGEFRNINDVPEFTNEYQKLITQVMKGE
- a CDS encoding 2-oxoacid:acceptor oxidoreductase family protein, with translation MKLRWEIRLSGTGGQGLVLAGVILASASSLAGKNVVQTQTYGPESRGGSSKSEVIIDEEEIDYPKVLLPNVLLVLSQSALDKYAKCIDNQGVIITDSSLNTSDFRNELTTLYKVPIIKTAKEVIGKSIVTNMVALGALIRATNIASKELLYKAMKSYVPVGTENLNKKAIDIGYELIDKN
- the spoIVA gene encoding stage IV sporulation protein A — its product is MEKIDIFKDIAERTGGDVYLGVVGPVRTGKSTFIKKFMELLVLPKIENQASRQRAQDELPQSSAGKTIMTTEPKFIPNNAITIEVEENLNINVRVVDCVGYAVEGAKGYEDDEGNPRMTNTPWYEDPIPFHEAAEVGTRKVIAEHATLGVVVTTDGTITDIPRDNYIEAEQRVVNELKEVGKPFVMIVNSVKPLSDETQALVSELKEKYDIPVLAMSCAMMDKQDVYRTLKEVLFEFPVTEVNVNLPSWVMVLDQDHWLRKNFEDCISHSLNDIKRIRDVDRVVTALAEEEFVEKASLANLMMGQGSVDIDLYAPDELYDQVLTEIVGVEIQGKDDLLKLMKELTYAKKEYDQIAGALAMVKSTGYGVASPSIEDMELQEPELIRHGSRFGVRLKATAPSIHMIKINVESEFAPIIGSEKQSEELVRYLMQDFEENPLKIWQSDIFGRSLADVVKEGIQAKLSLMPENARYKFKDTLERIINEGSGGLIAIIL
- a CDS encoding HU family DNA-binding protein, which translates into the protein MNKTELIAKVAEATELTKKDAGKAVDATLEAISQALASNDKVQLIGFGNFEVRERAARKGRNPQTGKEIEIPASKMPAFKAGKQLKDAVN
- the folE gene encoding GTP cyclohydrolase I FolE, which encodes MEKFDLNKIEKAVTMILEAVGEDVNREGLIDTPKRVAKMYKEIFAGLHEDPSEHLNTIFSENHEELVIVKDIPFYSLCEHHLVPFFGVAHVAYIPTGGKVTGLSKLARVVEVVTKRPQLQERITTTVANTIVDKIKPLGVAVVIEAEHMCMTMRGVKKPGSKTITSAVRGIFETDIALRSEAFSLIKG
- a CDS encoding S-layer homology domain-containing protein codes for the protein MSKRNPLLLIMAIIVIMVLLHTFSVAEALELQHEFHSSEGIVYKSYSKEWATEVKLKALHTELLRNQHGEEIRALSAVIIYPDFPDHNRNKLGSYQLAYRLDNGKYEVLSDNIISLYGGNTFTNVEDVARTLSRQYGKHFTQYHILKNENILLSNQGYNSKYAQLRQLNNIDQRSNSKWNIEELAADDYVQLFGSPLARKHYLFSNMIDEFEKSPTTWQQPMTARHMFNLMPQQNLNIPLALEVSGLREYFIQLGNLTGNRVRPLINKPTLYVQEIKRVTNQNNSLQLTFAWDTVANPSQRLNYTLVTYGDFDAFPFPIVTYQNNSSSENQLTARYGTVVARDQNMIYFNKHLGFYGKKTFRLFVSDMSGNMISSNELTLDLSQNPINIINNNLQITDVSNDHWAYDNITIANGYRFIRGYPDLTFRPNQYVTRAELLAILNRVNQFSKLTNSQTQTQIVGGSHWGVPVLNEAISSNIVRTEHYGAQYELFVYDEYITREEVAMLSAQLLRAKGFQQLPNARNFTDIQNSSYRDEIRLISSYQIVQGFPDNSFRPKEFITRAQATVIANQLFQQIRNN